One region of Rhineura floridana isolate rRhiFlo1 chromosome 20, rRhiFlo1.hap2, whole genome shotgun sequence genomic DNA includes:
- the LOC133373802 gene encoding cytochrome c oxidase assembly protein COX19-like, translating to MSTAMNFGTKSFKPRPPDKGSFPLDHFGECTAFKEKFMKCLKQNRFENALCRQESKEYLECRMERQLMSKEPLEKLGFKDLKEEKSETQPKTL from the coding sequence ATGTCTACGGCTATGAACTTCGGGACTAAAAGCTTCAAGCCGAGGCCACCAGACAAAGGCTCTTTCCCTTTGGATCATTTCGGTGAATGTACAGCATTCAAAGAAAAATTCATGAAGTGTCTGAAGCAAAATAGGTTTGAGAATGCTTTGTGCAGACAGGAATCAAAAGAATATTTAGAATGCAGAATGGAGAGGCAACTTATGTCCAAAGAACCGCTGGAAAAGTTGGGATTTAAAGACCTAAAAGAAGAGAAATCAGAAACCCAACCTAAGACATTGtaa